Genomic DNA from Deltaproteobacteria bacterium:
AAAATTCATCATGGAGGAAACGAGAAAACAGTTGGCCAAGATGGAAGCAAAGGTCGGCACGAAGTAAACAGGGTAACGGCAAGGCTTGGAAAAGAAATATTATATTCAAACGTTCGGCTGCCAGATGAACGTTAATGACTCGGAACAAATCGCCGCTTTGCTGGCAAGTGCGGGATACGAAGCCACCGGCCAGGCCCAGAAAGCAGACGTGATTATCCTGAACACGTGCAGCATCAGAGAGAAGGCCGCTCAAAAAGTATATAGCCGACTCGGGCGTTTTAAAGATTATAAGCTTTCGAATCCGGATATCATCATCGCTGTTGGTGGTTGCCTCGCCCAACAGTGGGGAGAAAAGTTCTTTAAGAAGGCCCCTTGCCTGGACATTGTTTTCGGAACGCACAATATTCAGAACGTTCCCGAACTTATCAAGAGGGTGCAAAAATATTCCCGGCACATAACAGATACGGCTTTCGGCGTGGAAGGCAGGTTCGGTGGCAGGCTTTCCCGGACGGTGACTGGCCGGAGTAGCGCTTATGTCTCGATTATGCAGGGCTGCAATAATTTTTGCGCTTATTGTGTGGTCCCCTATTTACGAGGGCCGGAAGAGAGCCGGGAGTTTGCTGATATCGTCCGGGAAGTGGAAAATCTTGCGGCGCAGGGAGTCAAAGAAGTAATCCTGTTGGGGCAGAATGTCAACTCTTATGGCCAGACCCTGCGTATCAAGGCGGATTTTGCCTCATTGCTAAGGACCATAGCCGCAGTAGGAGGCATTGAAAGGATCAGATTTACCACCTCGCACCCTAAAGACATCTCGCCGGAACTGATTCGCTGTTTTGAGGAGGTTGATATCCTTTGCGAGCATATCCATCTGCCGGTACAGTCCGGTTCCGATAAGGTATTGCGGGATATGAACCGGCGTTATACCAAGGCAGACTATCTGCAAAAAGTGGCTGCCCTGAGGGCCGCTTGCCCGGATATCAGTATTACGTCCGATGTTATTGTCGGCTTCCCGGGCGAAACCGA
This window encodes:
- the miaB gene encoding tRNA (N6-isopentenyl adenosine(37)-C2)-methylthiotransferase MiaB, giving the protein MEKKYYIQTFGCQMNVNDSEQIAALLASAGYEATGQAQKADVIILNTCSIREKAAQKVYSRLGRFKDYKLSNPDIIIAVGGCLAQQWGEKFFKKAPCLDIVFGTHNIQNVPELIKRVQKYSRHITDTAFGVEGRFGGRLSRTVTGRSSAYVSIMQGCNNFCAYCVVPYLRGPEESREFADIVREVENLAAQGVKEVILLGQNVNSYGQTLRIKADFASLLRTIAAVGGIERIRFTTSHPKDISPELIRCFEEVDILCEHIHLPVQSGSDKVLRDMNRRYTKADYLQKVAALRAACPDISITSDVIVGFPGETDADFAETIDLLDKIRFDNLFSFKYSEREGTAAAKFDNKVSERVKSARLKSLQLLQEQHTLAKNRSMLGKILDVLVEKRSKGSAGEVMGRTRTNKIVNFAGGSELVGKTLPVFITHAYQHSLHGELLQEREIERCS